In Limosilactobacillus sp. WILCCON 0051, a single window of DNA contains:
- a CDS encoding homoserine O-succinyltransferase produces the protein MAVNARNGLLKLTSRWNNEAVINPKEILILNLMPTKEATEWQFLQRLRETQIDCTVTFLYPATHRFRHTSSKIIKQHYVCLDQIRQRCFDGLIITGAPVECLPFEAVDYWDEFKQIVEWAHDHVKSIIYECWAAQAGLWNDFGLPKQKMSHKLFGVYQGTASCDSALLKDLNTIKIPQSRHTKIELPKQLPAGLKILAANQTIDPLIYQADEGHSIYITGHPEYSADTLDNEYRRDQQKGMAIQPPKNYYVDQNHQDIDYSWRQPGIQLYRNWLNGLAG, from the coding sequence ATGGCAGTCAATGCACGCAACGGTTTATTGAAGTTAACGTCACGCTGGAACAACGAAGCAGTCATCAATCCAAAAGAGATTTTAATTTTAAATCTGATGCCAACCAAAGAAGCAACGGAATGGCAGTTTCTGCAGCGCCTGCGAGAGACCCAGATCGACTGCACGGTGACGTTTCTGTATCCGGCCACCCATCGTTTTCGTCATACCAGCAGTAAAATAATCAAGCAGCATTATGTCTGTCTGGACCAGATTCGCCAGCGATGTTTTGATGGCCTGATTATTACGGGAGCGCCAGTCGAATGTCTGCCGTTTGAAGCCGTTGACTACTGGGATGAGTTTAAACAGATCGTTGAATGGGCTCACGATCACGTTAAATCGATCATTTATGAATGCTGGGCAGCTCAAGCAGGACTTTGGAATGATTTCGGCTTACCCAAGCAGAAAATGAGCCATAAGCTTTTTGGCGTTTATCAAGGAACCGCAAGCTGTGATTCAGCGCTTTTAAAAGATCTCAATACGATCAAGATTCCGCAGTCTCGGCATACCAAAATTGAACTGCCTAAGCAACTGCCAGCAGGGTTAAAGATACTGGCCGCCAACCAGACGATTGATCCTTTAATCTATCAGGCTGATGAAGGGCACTCGATCTATATTACCGGACATCCCGAATACAGTGCCGATACGCTCGACAATGAGTATCGGCGTGATCAGCAAAAGGGAATGGCCATTCAGCCGCCGAAAAACTATTATGTTGATCAAAATCATCAAGACATCGACTATTCGTGGCGGCAGCCTGGAATTCAGCTTTATCGCAACTGGCTCAATGGCTTAGCTGGCTAG
- a CDS encoding serine hydrolase domain-containing protein yields MREYQNTIQSLNAMVDDGIVPGISWAIFEGKTTLKNVAGLAQLQPSKEPLIDGMLYDVASLTKVVGTVPVIMQLKDAGLLDWDDPVVNWLPELNDDRVTIRNLLTHTSSIEGYIPHRDELPAAELTKEMLNTLRVGPNLNKQIRYADVGLIYAGWIAEKILGEPIQKAITERILGPLQMNDTTFFPDPAKCVPTEIKKERGLIRGQTHDPKGYVLGEHCGSAGMFATLDDLLKFSHALLETNLDGLVELATINSLFYDQTPMNGEHLRSFGWKLFHSRSCDHHFVISHTGYTGTWMVLDKQTDQGMIVLSNRVHPSADNQAFLDARDRLFATYLNEKDQ; encoded by the coding sequence ATGCGCGAATATCAAAATACGATCCAATCCTTGAATGCCATGGTTGATGATGGCATCGTTCCTGGCATCAGCTGGGCAATCTTTGAGGGCAAGACAACCTTAAAAAACGTGGCCGGTCTGGCTCAGCTGCAGCCAAGCAAAGAACCACTGATCGATGGCATGCTCTATGATGTGGCATCACTGACCAAAGTCGTGGGTACCGTTCCCGTGATCATGCAGCTAAAGGACGCGGGACTTTTGGACTGGGATGATCCGGTCGTCAACTGGCTGCCAGAGCTGAATGATGATCGAGTTACGATTCGCAATCTGCTTACGCACACTTCCAGCATCGAAGGCTATATTCCGCATCGCGATGAGCTGCCGGCCGCTGAGCTGACTAAAGAAATGCTCAACACTCTGCGCGTTGGCCCCAATTTAAATAAGCAGATCCGCTATGCTGACGTTGGCTTGATCTATGCTGGCTGGATTGCCGAAAAAATCCTGGGTGAGCCGATTCAAAAAGCAATTACGGAACGGATCTTAGGACCGCTGCAGATGAATGATACGACGTTTTTCCCGGATCCGGCCAAGTGCGTGCCAACCGAGATTAAAAAAGAACGGGGATTGATTCGCGGTCAGACGCATGATCCTAAAGGCTATGTCTTAGGCGAGCACTGCGGCAGCGCGGGAATGTTTGCCACGCTGGATGATCTATTGAAGTTCAGTCATGCCTTGCTTGAAACGAATCTGGATGGACTGGTCGAACTGGCAACGATCAACAGCCTGTTTTATGATCAGACGCCGATGAATGGCGAGCATCTGCGCAGCTTTGGCTGGAAACTGTTCCATTCGCGCAGCTGCGATCATCATTTTGTTATTTCGCATACTGGTTATACGGGAACGTGGATGGTTTTGGACAAACAGACTGATCAAGGGATGATCGTCTTGTCCAATCGCGTTCATCCAAGTGCCGACAATCAAGCCTTCCTGGATGCCAGAGATCGCTTGTTTGCAACGTATCTAAATGAAAAGGACCAGTAA
- a CDS encoding Mur ligase family protein has protein sequence MSLKSSFAEFAGRSSYWFLHTFMHGGSSLPGKITLKLDPDILQSFAKKYDLVIVTGTNGKTLTTALSVRVLREKYSDVLTNPTGSNMKQGIVTTFITAPKPKQKGLAVLEVDEANVAIVTSYITPVAFVFTNIFRDQMDRYGEIYTTYEKILKGVRMAPKATIIANGDEQLFNTQNLPNPVIYYGFNHEHHDDLRAPANTDGLLCPKCQHILHYHLITYAGLGDYFCPHCGFKRPKLDYAVTKLGKLTPTSSTFELDGQEYRIEIGGLYNIYNALAAYALGRFLGVSQSQIKHAFESDERVFGRQEEINIDGKKTTLILVKNPVGLNQVLDMIETDPEPFSFVFLLNANYADGIDTSWIWDGDFEKLTQHDIKQYMTGGERYKDITTRLTMAGVDKIWKEPELASVLTKIKDLPTDHVYVLASYTAVLQLRKLLAEKGYIKGGMD, from the coding sequence ATGTCACTGAAAAGCTCATTTGCCGAATTTGCTGGCCGCTCCAGCTATTGGTTTTTGCATACCTTCATGCACGGCGGCAGCTCATTGCCAGGCAAGATTACTTTAAAGCTGGATCCCGACATTCTCCAGTCGTTTGCTAAAAAATATGATCTGGTCATCGTTACTGGAACCAATGGCAAGACCTTGACGACTGCACTAAGCGTCCGCGTCCTGCGCGAAAAATACAGCGATGTCTTGACCAACCCCACCGGCTCAAACATGAAGCAGGGAATCGTTACGACGTTTATCACCGCACCCAAGCCAAAGCAAAAAGGGCTGGCTGTCTTGGAAGTTGACGAGGCCAACGTAGCCATCGTCACCTCCTATATCACGCCAGTTGCCTTTGTCTTTACCAACATTTTCCGTGATCAAATGGACCGCTATGGTGAAATCTACACAACCTATGAAAAAATTCTCAAGGGCGTGCGGATGGCACCAAAAGCCACAATCATTGCCAATGGTGACGAGCAGCTCTTCAACACGCAGAACCTGCCAAACCCCGTTATCTATTACGGCTTTAACCATGAGCATCACGATGACTTGAGAGCGCCAGCCAATACTGACGGTCTGCTTTGTCCTAAATGTCAGCACATTCTGCACTACCACCTGATCACCTACGCTGGCTTGGGCGACTACTTCTGCCCTCATTGTGGCTTTAAGCGTCCTAAGCTTGACTATGCCGTCACCAAGCTGGGAAAACTGACGCCAACCAGCTCGACGTTTGAACTTGACGGCCAGGAATACCGGATTGAAATCGGTGGTCTCTACAACATCTACAATGCGCTGGCAGCCTATGCGCTTGGCCGCTTCCTAGGCGTCAGTCAATCACAGATCAAGCATGCCTTTGAATCCGACGAGCGAGTCTTTGGGCGCCAAGAAGAGATCAACATCGATGGTAAAAAAACGACGCTGATTCTGGTCAAGAACCCCGTTGGCCTCAATCAGGTTCTTGATATGATCGAGACTGATCCTGAACCATTCAGCTTTGTCTTTTTGTTAAACGCCAACTACGCCGATGGAATCGACACCAGCTGGATCTGGGACGGCGACTTTGAAAAGCTGACTCAGCATGACATCAAGCAGTATATGACTGGCGGCGAACGCTACAAGGATATCACCACGCGGCTGACGATGGCCGGCGTCGACAAGATCTGGAAAGAACCAGAACTTGCCAGCGTACTGACCAAAATCAAGGATCTGCCGACTGATCACGTTTATGTTTTAGCCAGCTATACGGCCGTTTTACAGCTCCGTAAACTATTGGCCGAAAAAGGATACATTAAAGGAGGGATGGACTAA
- a CDS encoding glutamine amidotransferase encodes MTKYHLNLAHLYGDLLNTYSDVGNIIALRYYAKQMDADIAVKVVSIDEEFNPDEFDIALFGGGQDYEQLVVSKDLPNKKAGIEKFINDGKPLLAICGGYQLLGHYYVGANGEKIPGLGVLDHYTLSQDHNRFIGDITIKNEETGQEYHGFENHNGKTYLGKGERPLGKVVSGHGNNGEDGSEGAIYKNVYCSYFHGPILTRNGEIAKKILLAALHHKYPAADFSQAEALEIKPTF; translated from the coding sequence ATGACCAAGTACCATCTGAATCTGGCCCATCTTTATGGAGATCTGCTAAACACCTACAGCGACGTTGGCAACATCATCGCCTTGCGCTATTATGCCAAACAGATGGACGCCGACATTGCCGTTAAGGTTGTCAGTATTGATGAGGAATTTAATCCTGACGAGTTTGACATAGCACTGTTTGGCGGTGGCCAGGACTATGAGCAGCTGGTTGTCTCAAAAGACCTGCCCAACAAGAAAGCTGGAATCGAAAAATTTATCAATGACGGCAAACCGCTGCTGGCGATCTGCGGCGGCTATCAGCTCCTGGGGCACTACTATGTTGGCGCAAACGGTGAAAAGATTCCCGGTCTGGGCGTTTTGGATCACTACACGCTAAGTCAGGATCATAACCGTTTTATTGGTGACATTACCATTAAAAATGAAGAAACTGGGCAAGAATACCATGGCTTTGAAAATCACAACGGCAAGACTTATCTGGGCAAGGGTGAGCGTCCATTGGGCAAGGTCGTTTCCGGTCACGGCAACAATGGCGAGGATGGCAGCGAGGGTGCGATCTACAAAAACGTCTATTGTTCTTATTTCCACGGACCAATCTTGACGCGCAACGGTGAAATCGCCAAAAAGATCCTGTTGGCTGCCCTGCATCACAAATATCCCGCTGCCGATTTTAGTCAGGCAGAGGCCCTGGAAATCAAGCCGACCTTCTAG